In a single window of the Anabas testudineus chromosome 19, fAnaTes1.2, whole genome shotgun sequence genome:
- the bsk146 gene encoding serine/threonine-protein kinase SBK1: MSSSPLVSRANMDILDELQLIAAQNLERLEVNKYYEVIRELGKGTYGKVDLVIHKIRGTKMALKFLKKKTTKLKSFLREYSISLYLSPCPFIINMFGIAFETDEYYVFAQEYALAGDLFDIIPPQVGLPEAVAKRCVHQVAIALDYLHCKKLVHRDIKPENILIFDRECRKVKLSDFGMTRRAGSPVKRVSGTIPYTAPELCDVSRHEGFCVDYSTDVWAFGVLLFCMLTGNFPWEKALPSDSFYQEFIRWQRRRTNTVPSQWRRFTEQALRMFRRLLSVEQDRRCSVKEVFGYFSHSWMLDAENNNNNGNSNTGSAGGGERVGGGGGGGGGGVRAEVDGTISSSSSGEEDEELLVERMKQQTLSPLSPLSPLSPMSPAAVERGNGGGAKGGMMEPGGGHHFVSVSTNSSVSSTNSYDRMPRENGSPGGRMLVATPIEICV; this comes from the exons ATGAGTTCCTCTCCGCTGGTGTCCAGAGCCAACATGGacatcctggatgagctgcaaCTGATCGCAGCCCAGAACTTGGAGAGGCTGGAGGTCAACAAATACTATGAGGTGATCAGGGAGCTGGGCAAGGGGACCTATGGAAAGGTGGACCTGGTCATCCACAAGATCAGAG GTACAAAAATGGCGTTGAAGTTcctgaagaagaagacgacCAAGCTGAAGTCGTTCCTGAGGGAGTACAGCATCTCCCTCTACCTGTCACCATGCCCtttcatcatcaacatgtttGGCATTGCCTTCGAAACAGACGAGTACTACGTGTTTGCACAGGAGTACGCTCTCGCAGGAGACCTCTTCGATATCATTCCTCCACAG GTTGGTCTCCCTGAAGCTGTGGCAAAGCGCTGTGTGCACCAAGTAGCCATCGCGCTGGACTACCTGCACTGTAAGAAGCTGGTCCACAGGGACATCAAGCCTGAAAACATCCTCATTTTTGACCGAGAGTGCCGCAAAGTCAAGCTGTCAGACTTTGGCATGACCCGCCGGGCTGGCTCACCTGTGAAAAGG GTGAGTGGCACCATCCCATACACGGCCCCGGAACTCTGCGACGTGTCCCGCCACGAGGGTTTCTGTGTGGACTACAGCACCGACGTGTGGGCCTTTGGCGTGCTGCTCTTCTGCATGCTGACCGGCAACTTCCCCTGGGAGAAAGCGCTGCCTTCCGACTCCTTCTACCAGGAGTTCATCCGCTGGCAGAGAAGGAGGACGAACACGGTGCCGTCCCAGTGGAGGCGCTTCACCGAGCAGGCGCTGCGCATGTTCCGCCGACTGCTCTCCGTGGAGCAGGACCGCCGCTGCTCCGTCAAAGAGGTGTTTGGGTATTTCAGCCACTCCTGGATGCTGGATGcggagaacaacaacaacaacggcAACAGCAACACAGGAAGCGCCGGCGGCGGAGAGAGGGTTGGCGGcggaggcggaggaggaggaggaggtgtgcgAGCAGAGGTGGATGGCACtatctcttcatcttcatccgGGGAAGAAGACGAAGAGTTGCTGGTGGAGAGGATGAAGCAGCAGACTTTATCTCCTCTCTCCCCGCTGTCGCCCTTATCCCCCATGTCCCCGGCGGCGGTGGAGAGAGGGAACGGTGGCGGGGCCAAAGGCGGGATGATGGAACCAGGTGGCGGCCACCATTTCGTGTCCGTCTCCACCAACAGCTCTGTGTCGTCCACCAACAGCTACGATAGGATGCCGCGAGAAAACGGCTCTCCAGGCGGCCGCATGCTGGTGGCTACCCCCATAGAAATCTGCGTTTGA
- the si:dkey-94l16.4 gene encoding transcription factor 20, with the protein MEQPPGSLDDLQPQDLSTSSIPTVIDLTRKDEECVPDATSLDALQIKSPGCYSNSGTSNPGLPFSETGSSDVTLQSVDQNQPNDAFSHTTVTLSYVSRSHVLSNPESLSRHSPGYKMPPVSKFSLHPPCDSDKGLGETGFALNQHYLEHAEGPVDLATQTELLHSLSQAQVQPDNDGGVCLAEALHEFNGEVISSEGDMGNNVEEEQERSLSRLKCKALENGQDNSCSSSGVCAESSPETLTPVTGEDEDRGSSEVLFLSSEKQGPAVIKDSFSARDLCSLSREYVSPLEDPVSPSATSLDDVEDVFDLPQASSSPSANHSYLETAEDVAWDGLSTEGAIQPGSGISGSLTRLNSSSENKQPICRQKAEIEPLIDLTDDVCVSDVLENKSKTAVPHMNGNTKALQRTLKEKKLPMRPGRGVRLEAIVMNINSSRYKVSGCIRTNKKASASQSAASDCSLTSPRMNDTVSVGRRKSRVMATPSVKTVKRKAGRSKTNDINTDSCKYSTSDSEILSNSKRPHHSTAPKSPHFAVCKRSKKEPENGSIIVPSPQTSPPKSKRRSSSQSSPQLSVHRNSTKDPELQSHPNPSVESHVARFSPPPSKSPKKRQGKGKSAGIKMSPTAKTKAARTPKRRQKKHKRSQSSSMFSPREPEIKLKYVNYKEEKRDLRLDSFSPFIRVERQQSSPSRCTIINYPEEERTQRKKGQQPQAHPSGFISAIVPSTSCLQIGRASMHSQHQRSLVCCLCGQSANAMDLGDLHGPYYPEGYQPSTKTSASMSGLKEDGDDYSDSDSSSCSIRRSRGRKCAVPPTLWPLRTGAQLKQKGLLGSHRWSSDRTSSPAAKRARSNDGSADVEDWYSPPVLPLEPCEYWLHEDCGIWSAGVFLVKGKVYGLEEAVRVAQETMCSACGDRGATLGCFFKCCPNKYHYRCALESDCVLIEENFSMKCKKHKNKTFKAPPGNRSDDR; encoded by the exons ATGGAGCAGCCACCTGGGAGCTTAGATGATCTACAGCCTCAAGACCTCTCCACCTCCAGCATCCCCACTGTGATCGACCTGACCCGGAAGGACGAGGAATGTGTTCCCGATGCCACATCTCTTGACGCCCTGCAGATCAAGAGCCCTGGCTGCTACTCAAACTCCGGAACCAGCAACCCAGGTTTGCCCTTCTCAGAGACCGGCTCCTCGGACGTCACGCTCCAATCAGTGGATCAGAATCAACCAAACGATGCCTTCTCCCACACTACAGTCACCCTTTCTTATGTGAGCAGGTCTCACGTCCTCTCCAATCCTGAATCCCTGTCTCGACATTCACCTGGGTACAAAATGCCTCCAGTTAGCAAGTTCTCCCTCCACCCTCCTTGTGACTCAGATAAAGGGCTTGGGGAGACTGGCTTTGCACTGAACCAGCATTACTTGGAGCACGCTGAGGGGCCCGTGGACCTGGCCACTCAGACAGAACTTTTGCACTCATTGTCTCAGGCTCAAGTGCAACCAGACAATGATGGCGGTGTGTGTCTAGCAGAGGCGCTTCATGAGTTTAATGGAGAAGTTATTTCCAGTGAAGGGGACATGGGTAACAATGTAGAAGAGGAACAGGAGCGCAGTTTGTCACGGTTAAAGTGTAAAGCTCTGGAGAACGGTCAAGATAACAGCTGCTCAAGTTCTGGAGTATGCGCTGAATCCTCACCGGAAACTCTCACCCCTGTCACAGGGGAGGATGAGGACAGGGGGAGCTCTGAGGTGCTATTTCTCTCATCTGAAAAACAAGGGCCAGCGGTCATCAAAGACAGTTTCAGTGCAAGAGACCTATGTTCACTGAGCAGGGAGTATGTAAGTCCTTTAGAGGACCCCGTCTCCCCCTCTGCTACCTCACTGGACGATGTAGAGGACGTGTTCGACCTGCCTCAGGCCTCCAGCTCGCCCAGCGCCAACCACTCTTATTTAGAGACAGCTGAGGATGTCGCGTGGGATGGCCTAAGCACAGAGGGGGCCATTCAGCCAGGATCTGGCATCAGTGGTAGCTTAACAAGGTTGAATTCAAGCAGTGAAAATAAGCAGCCAATCTGTAGACAGAAGGCCGAGATAGAGCCTTTGATTGACTTGACAGATGATGTTTGTGTATCAGAtgttttggaaaacaaatcCAAGACTGCAGTTCCCCACATGAACGGGAACACAAAGGCACTACAGAgaactttaaaagaaaagaagctacCTATGCGTCCTGGCAGAGGGGTGCGGCTAGAGGCCATAGTTATGAACATAAATTCAAGCAGGTATAAAGTGTCAGGGTGTATACGCACTAATAAGAAAGCAAGTGCTTCCCAATCAGCAGCTAGTGATTGTAGCTTAACCAGTCCAAGGATGAATGACACTGTGTCAgtaggaagaagaaaaagcagagtGATGGCTACTCcttcagtgaaaacagtaaaacgAAAAGCAGGAAGGAGTAAAACTAATGACATTAATACTGACAGCTGTAAATACTCTACCTCTGATTCTGAAATCCTCAGTAATTCTAAAAGGCCCCATCACAGCACAGCTCCAAAAAGTCCTCACTTTGCTGTGTGCAAGAGGTCAAAGAAAGAGCCAGAGAATGGTTCGATCATCGTACCCTCACCACAGACCAGCCCCCCAAAGTCAAAGAGGAGAAGCTCTTCCCAGTCAAGTCCTCAGTTATCTGTGCACAGGAACTCAACAAAGGATCCGGAGCTTCAATCCCATCCTAACCCCTCAGTGGAAAGTCATGTGGCGAGATTTTCCCCACCACCATCGAAGTCTCCAAAGAAAAGGCAAGGAAAAGGCAAGTCTGCAGGTATTAAAATGTCACCCACTGCCAAGACGAAGGCGGCTCGCACTCCcaagaggagacaaaagaaacacaaacgcAGCCAGTCATCATCCATGTTTTCACCCAGGGAGCCTGAGATCAAGCTAAAGTATGTCAACTacaaggaggagaaaagggaCTTGAGATTAGACAGTTTTTCTCCATTTATCCGCGTGGAGCGGCAGCAGTCATCACCTTCGCGGTGTACCATAATCAACTACCCTGAGGAGGAGAGGACCCAACGCAAGAAGGGTCAACAGCCTCAGGCTCACCCCAGTGGCTTTATTTCTGCAATTGTACCCAGCACTTCCTGTCTCCAGATAGGCCGAGCGTCCATGCACAGCCAGCACCAGCGCTCTCTTGTGTGCTGTCTGTGTGGGCAGTCGGCCAACGCCATGGACTTAGGGGACCTCCACGGCCCCTACTACCCAGAGGGATACCAGCCAAGCACCAAAACATCAGCCAGCATGTCGGGCCTCAAAGAGGACGGGGACGACTACAGCGATTCAGACTCCTCATCCTGCAGCATCCGACGAAGCAGGGGGAGAAAGTGTGCTGTCCCACCAACGCTGTGGCCCCTTAGAACTGGAGCTCAGCTCAAACAGAAGGGCCTCCTGGGGAGCCACCGGTGGAGCAGTGACAGAACCAGCAGCCCTGCAGCTAAGCGAGCTCGGTCGAATGATGGTTCTGCAGATGTGGAGGACTGGTACAGCCCCCCTGTGCTGCCTTTAGAGCCCTGCGAGTACTGGCTTCACGAGGACTGCGGCATCTGGTCTGCAGGCGTTTTCCTCGTGAAGGGCAAAGTCTACGGACTTGAGGAGGCTGTCAGAGTGGCCCAGGAAACG atGTGTTCAGCGTGCGGTGATCGAGGTGCTACACTGGGCTGCTTCTTCAAATGCTGCCCCAACAAGTACCACTACAGGTGTGCCCTGGAGTCGG ACTGTGTACTCATTGAAGAAAATTTCTCCATGAAGTGTAAAAAGCACAAG AACAAGACGTTCAAAGCCCCTCCAGGGAATAGATCTGATGACAGGTGA